In a genomic window of Methanosarcina horonobensis HB-1 = JCM 15518:
- a CDS encoding O-acetyl-ADP-ribose deacetylase, whose protein sequence is MKLDPGRIKIFEGDIVKMEVDAIVNAANNSLLGGGGVDGAIHRAAGPELLEECKSLNGCPTGEARITSGYLLPAKYIIHTVGPVWKGGKEGEDELLASCYRKSLELVREHSIKTIAFPAISTGAYGFPSERAAGIAVSQIKEFLRKNELPETAFLVCYNKDSCKNIKNALDESL, encoded by the coding sequence ATGAAACTGGATCCTGGTAGGATAAAAATATTCGAAGGAGACATCGTGAAAATGGAAGTGGATGCAATTGTCAATGCTGCAAATAATTCACTTCTTGGAGGGGGAGGAGTAGACGGGGCAATCCACAGGGCTGCAGGTCCTGAACTCCTGGAAGAATGTAAAAGCCTTAATGGTTGCCCGACGGGAGAAGCAAGAATTACTTCAGGATATCTTTTGCCTGCAAAATATATTATACATACAGTCGGTCCGGTATGGAAGGGAGGCAAAGAGGGAGAAGATGAACTTCTGGCTTCCTGCTACAGAAAGAGCCTTGAGCTTGTCAGAGAACACAGTATAAAAACAATTGCCTTTCCAGCCATAAGCACGGGAGCATACGGCTTTCCTTCCGAAAGGGCAGCCGGGATTGCAGTTTCTCAGATAAAAGAGTTTCTTCGGAAAAACGAGCTACCTGAAACTGCTTTCCTTGTCTGCTATAATAAAGACAGCTGCAAAAACATCAAAAACGCTCTTGATGAGAGTCTTTAA
- a CDS encoding DUF2795 domain-containing protein, which translates to MQASYVEVRNILKNLHFPLTKKELIQQALKHGADNTIMEDLKSIPDREYTCSNDVVRAFGGK; encoded by the coding sequence ATGCAAGCCAGTTATGTTGAAGTTCGGAATATACTAAAAAATTTGCACTTTCCTTTAACAAAGAAGGAACTTATTCAGCAAGCCTTGAAACACGGAGCTGATAATACCATAATGGAAGATCTTAAGAGTATTCCAGACAGGGAATACACCTGCTCTAACGATGTCGTCAGGGCATTTGGCGGCAAATGA
- a CDS encoding tetratricopeptide repeat protein codes for MTKKGIGGIIIVYDEAFQRGLDLVKHKRYEKAVNTFNKILDKNPSHKGALFNRGLSLLETEKPQEALNSFNEILQLEPGNSDALYRKGTCLATLEKFEEALEAYESALEISPDNPEIWYMRGLAFAEIDRTEASILCFEKALELKPEYTAAWCAMGTVAGKAERYEEALENFGRALEINPKDSEACYAKGLILAKLERYEEALECFDFLIRENPKNTNALEQKCLVLAKLGKKEEALEALEDFLKKYPANEAALYHKGILLSELSRYEDAEKTFSKVLKLNPERREAWFGKGFALTQLLRLNEAIEVFEEAIRLDPIYFEAWNYKCFALMKLEVYEEALEAFDSMLTIYPDMKEIWYNRALALLKLQNFAEAARSFARVTELDPTNTDAWFQQGRLLARTGKYEEALEALERLLEHNPDFTEAQKFRGTVLAGLGRFEEALEPLTKSLEKEPENHNLWLQKGLILLDIGKLEPALDAFEKAADLKPDDEICWMNKGFALYSLERYEEALQAFEEGLQLNPYLEKGWNKKGIVLGKLGKNEEALEAFEEAIRLRPDFEDAWKNRGLLLFASEEYEKAEEAFAEVLKVNPEDIDSLYNLGISLLKLGRKEDALEYLEKVVSLSPDYPDLSYSLGVALMELGEYEKALETFEKLAAKNPGDTEIQCRRGKLAMELGKYETALQAFEKVLIERPESREAWYRRGLALLKLENFEDAVKAFDEVITKDAEYEDAGILKGFAQMKLGKCTSALETFESVLKKKPDSGTAWYYKGLILYSLHRQEEAARAFESAVNLNPELHAAFEYRANCLLEAGQHEPALEAFEAVLEKDPKNLSALNSRAICLFELRKNKEATETLSHLLELDPGREEVKSRLEEAKFRLGIEYFELGQYTEALTLFEEISEKERNGDERISENEAKENEGTGVNSQRSCSQQPYSVLYWKGLVFIYQEAYEKALEEFSRLTEQDPQFAEGWYYIGLSCSKLGKHEEASGAFKKALEIDPAFRDTYDICYQLGISSFELGNFEDALRAFEIALSKTPDQEKIPETVYTDLIYKKSLALLRLGKYEEAASGFREVIARDATNSEALAHLSTACFKQGYYEEALGIFEKVLSQAPARKTVLFRKGVALKVLGKIQDALDAFDLVLKLKPDCTYALEQRGYTLFELGRYEEAVEAFKAAQEYCPKKADLQYLKSLALFRLGNFTEALQGFEKALELGCQKPDIPYYTGLSCFETGNYAEAVKAFDRFLETEVQNPEILQKRALALFELGRSEEAVSAVNSLLELSAENLTEEDKGDKIEKTQEENSLISRELLEKFASILIELGKPEEALLPLEKLAREGSASKETLYDRGIALLELGRQEEALEVFSELLETYPDFKKAWYGKGLVLFSQEHYEEALEAFKQAVPNQGEESGEESKINAPELEDAWTKIGLAQLKIEKYEDACDTFEKVLEKKPMVADVWYLSGLVMRGLDQNQEAVEAFERALELNPSLKVAQEQKGLALLSLCRYEEARDAFSSALAENPENTDILYSRAIASFRILNFEDAAKDLEKVLLFAPDFPDYTEVCYMLGIASIELQDYEKALQALDLVLEREPAHEEALYNMALVLFNLEEYEEAARAFEQLLETSPEDPESLNYLGLCHLELDNLKEALKAFEKASLFNPKNEEALYNAATTLIKLNRAQESLGYFDRILEIAPENLDVMNYKGVVFCMLEQYREALRAFDGVLEKDPDNIKAIYNVGVVCFKQKLYETASRAFKEALAINPWHEQSLRYLGISLAKIGEYEESLKAFEKLLRINPQDVQSMNYRGVILGKLERFGEAIKAFDEILHIYPDMTDAKEKLEVLKSLENEEHFS; via the coding sequence ATTACAAAAAAGGGAATCGGAGGAATTATTATCGTTTACGATGAAGCCTTTCAGAGAGGCCTTGACCTGGTTAAACACAAAAGGTACGAAAAAGCCGTTAACACATTCAATAAAATTCTGGATAAAAACCCAAGTCATAAAGGAGCCCTTTTTAACAGGGGACTTTCTCTCCTTGAAACTGAAAAACCCCAGGAAGCCCTCAATTCATTTAACGAAATCCTGCAGCTCGAGCCTGGGAACTCCGATGCCCTTTATAGAAAAGGAACCTGTCTTGCAACTCTGGAGAAATTTGAAGAGGCTCTTGAAGCCTACGAAAGTGCCCTTGAAATTTCCCCGGATAACCCGGAAATCTGGTATATGAGAGGACTTGCATTTGCCGAAATAGATAGAACTGAAGCTTCCATTCTTTGTTTTGAAAAAGCTCTTGAACTTAAGCCTGAATATACAGCCGCCTGGTGTGCAATGGGGACAGTAGCCGGAAAGGCGGAAAGGTATGAAGAAGCCCTGGAAAACTTCGGACGTGCCCTTGAAATTAACCCTAAAGATTCGGAAGCCTGCTACGCAAAAGGTCTTATCCTTGCAAAACTTGAAAGATATGAAGAGGCTCTCGAATGCTTTGATTTTCTTATTCGGGAAAACCCGAAGAATACGAATGCACTTGAACAGAAATGTCTTGTTCTTGCAAAGCTGGGGAAAAAAGAAGAAGCTCTCGAAGCTCTCGAAGATTTCTTAAAAAAATATCCTGCAAATGAAGCTGCACTCTACCATAAAGGTATTCTCTTAAGCGAACTCTCAAGATATGAGGATGCGGAAAAAACCTTTTCAAAAGTATTGAAACTTAATCCAGAGCGCAGAGAAGCCTGGTTCGGGAAAGGTTTTGCTCTTACACAGCTCCTCAGGCTTAACGAAGCCATAGAAGTTTTTGAAGAAGCAATCCGACTCGACCCTATCTATTTTGAAGCCTGGAACTATAAGTGCTTTGCACTCATGAAACTTGAGGTCTATGAAGAAGCCCTTGAAGCTTTCGATTCCATGCTTACAATTTATCCTGATATGAAAGAAATCTGGTATAACAGGGCACTTGCTCTTTTGAAACTGCAGAACTTTGCCGAAGCTGCCCGATCCTTTGCCCGTGTCACCGAACTTGACCCTACAAACACGGATGCGTGGTTCCAGCAGGGGCGCCTGCTTGCCAGAACAGGGAAGTATGAAGAAGCCCTTGAGGCTCTTGAAAGGCTACTTGAACATAACCCTGATTTTACCGAAGCCCAGAAGTTCAGGGGTACTGTACTTGCAGGGCTCGGACGTTTTGAAGAAGCGCTCGAACCACTTACGAAAAGCCTGGAAAAGGAACCTGAAAACCACAACCTCTGGCTTCAGAAAGGACTTATTCTCCTGGATATCGGGAAACTTGAGCCTGCCCTTGATGCTTTTGAGAAAGCAGCAGATCTGAAGCCTGATGACGAAATCTGCTGGATGAACAAAGGTTTTGCCCTCTATTCTCTTGAACGTTACGAAGAAGCCCTTCAAGCTTTTGAGGAAGGCTTGCAGCTGAATCCCTACCTTGAGAAGGGCTGGAACAAGAAAGGAATAGTACTCGGAAAGCTTGGAAAAAACGAAGAAGCCCTTGAAGCCTTCGAAGAGGCAATAAGACTCAGACCTGACTTTGAAGATGCCTGGAAGAACAGAGGACTTTTGCTTTTTGCCTCGGAAGAATACGAAAAAGCTGAAGAAGCCTTTGCCGAAGTCCTTAAAGTAAACCCGGAAGATATTGATTCTCTCTACAACCTGGGCATATCCCTGCTCAAACTTGGAAGAAAAGAAGATGCCCTCGAATACCTTGAAAAAGTCGTTTCCCTAAGTCCTGATTATCCTGACCTTTCCTACAGCCTGGGAGTAGCATTAATGGAACTTGGAGAATATGAAAAGGCTCTGGAAACCTTTGAAAAACTTGCTGCAAAGAACCCGGGTGATACGGAAATCCAGTGCAGGAGAGGGAAGCTTGCAATGGAACTCGGGAAGTATGAAACTGCCCTGCAGGCATTCGAAAAAGTATTGATTGAAAGACCCGAATCAAGAGAAGCCTGGTACAGGAGAGGGCTTGCTCTCCTGAAGCTGGAAAACTTTGAGGACGCTGTAAAAGCCTTTGATGAAGTAATTACAAAAGATGCCGAGTACGAAGATGCCGGAATCCTCAAGGGTTTTGCCCAGATGAAGCTTGGAAAATGCACCTCTGCTCTGGAAACTTTTGAAAGCGTACTTAAGAAAAAACCCGACTCCGGCACGGCCTGGTACTACAAAGGTCTGATCCTCTACAGCCTGCACAGGCAGGAAGAGGCAGCAAGGGCTTTTGAATCAGCTGTCAACCTTAATCCGGAACTGCATGCAGCCTTTGAATACAGGGCAAACTGTCTTTTAGAAGCCGGCCAGCATGAACCAGCTCTCGAAGCCTTTGAAGCTGTGCTGGAAAAAGACCCGAAAAACCTCTCAGCCCTTAACAGCAGAGCGATTTGCCTCTTTGAACTGAGAAAGAATAAGGAAGCAACCGAAACTCTCTCACATCTGCTTGAACTTGACCCGGGTAGGGAAGAGGTAAAATCCAGGCTCGAAGAGGCAAAGTTCAGGCTAGGAATTGAGTACTTTGAACTTGGACAGTACACTGAGGCTCTTACCCTTTTTGAAGAAATAAGTGAAAAAGAAAGGAATGGGGATGAAAGAATAAGCGAAAATGAAGCAAAAGAGAATGAAGGAACAGGCGTGAACTCTCAAAGATCCTGTTCTCAACAACCCTATTCTGTACTTTACTGGAAGGGGCTTGTATTCATCTACCAAGAAGCTTATGAGAAGGCACTTGAAGAATTTTCAAGGCTTACTGAACAGGACCCGCAGTTTGCAGAGGGCTGGTACTATATAGGACTGTCCTGTTCAAAACTCGGGAAACATGAAGAAGCTTCCGGCGCTTTCAAAAAGGCTCTTGAAATCGATCCCGCATTCCGGGACACATATGATATATGCTATCAACTAGGCATTTCCAGTTTTGAACTTGGAAACTTTGAGGACGCTCTCCGAGCTTTTGAGATAGCTCTCAGTAAAACTCCTGACCAGGAAAAAATCCCGGAAACTGTCTATACTGATCTTATCTATAAAAAGAGTCTAGCTCTTCTCAGACTTGGAAAATACGAAGAAGCGGCATCAGGTTTTAGAGAAGTTATTGCCAGAGATGCAACAAATTCTGAAGCCCTTGCACACCTGAGTACTGCCTGTTTCAAACAGGGATATTATGAAGAAGCCCTTGGGATCTTTGAGAAGGTTCTAAGTCAGGCTCCGGCGAGGAAAACTGTTCTTTTCAGGAAAGGGGTTGCTTTAAAAGTCCTTGGAAAAATCCAGGACGCTCTGGATGCCTTTGACCTTGTCCTTAAACTCAAGCCTGACTGTACTTATGCTCTTGAACAGAGAGGGTACACTCTCTTTGAACTGGGCAGGTATGAAGAAGCAGTTGAAGCCTTTAAAGCAGCGCAGGAGTACTGCCCGAAAAAGGCAGACTTGCAGTATCTGAAAAGTCTCGCACTTTTCAGGCTTGGCAACTTCACGGAAGCCCTGCAGGGGTTCGAAAAAGCTCTTGAACTTGGATGCCAGAAGCCTGATATTCCCTATTATACAGGACTTTCCTGCTTCGAAACAGGAAACTATGCAGAGGCTGTAAAAGCCTTTGACAGATTCCTCGAAACAGAAGTACAGAATCCCGAAATCCTGCAAAAAAGAGCTCTTGCCCTTTTCGAACTTGGCAGATCGGAAGAAGCCGTATCTGCGGTAAATTCCCTTCTTGAACTTTCTGCGGAAAACTTAACCGAAGAAGACAAAGGAGATAAGATCGAAAAAACTCAGGAAGAAAATTCCCTGATCTCTCGGGAACTCCTTGAAAAGTTTGCGTCCATCCTTATAGAGCTCGGAAAACCTGAAGAAGCTCTACTTCCGCTTGAGAAGCTTGCAAGAGAAGGATCGGCTTCAAAAGAGACTCTTTACGACAGAGGAATAGCACTTCTGGAGCTTGGAAGGCAGGAAGAAGCCCTTGAAGTTTTTTCAGAGCTACTTGAAACTTATCCAGACTTTAAAAAAGCATGGTATGGAAAAGGGCTTGTGCTATTTTCACAGGAGCATTATGAAGAAGCCCTTGAAGCCTTTAAACAGGCTGTCCCGAACCAGGGAGAAGAGTCGGGAGAGGAGTCGAAGATAAATGCTCCTGAGTTAGAAGATGCCTGGACCAAGATAGGGCTTGCCCAGCTCAAAATCGAGAAGTATGAAGACGCCTGTGACACTTTTGAAAAAGTCCTTGAGAAAAAACCGATGGTTGCTGATGTATGGTATTTAAGTGGCCTTGTAATGAGAGGACTTGACCAGAATCAGGAAGCAGTTGAAGCTTTTGAAAGGGCTCTGGAACTCAACCCTTCCCTTAAAGTTGCCCAGGAGCAGAAAGGGCTTGCCCTTCTTTCACTTTGCAGATATGAAGAAGCCAGGGATGCCTTCAGTTCAGCCCTTGCCGAGAACCCTGAAAATACAGATATCCTTTACAGTCGTGCAATAGCCAGTTTCAGGATCCTCAACTTTGAAGACGCTGCAAAAGATCTCGAAAAAGTGCTTCTTTTTGCCCCTGATTTTCCGGATTATACAGAAGTCTGCTATATGCTGGGGATTGCCAGTATAGAGCTTCAGGATTATGAAAAAGCCCTGCAGGCACTTGACCTTGTCCTTGAACGCGAGCCTGCACATGAAGAAGCACTTTATAACATGGCTCTTGTGCTCTTCAACCTGGAAGAATATGAAGAAGCTGCCAGGGCCTTTGAACAGCTTCTCGAAACATCTCCTGAAGACCCTGAAAGCCTTAATTATCTGGGTCTCTGCCACCTGGAACTTGACAACCTGAAAGAAGCACTGAAAGCTTTTGAAAAAGCATCCCTCTTTAACCCGAAAAATGAAGAAGCACTTTATAATGCAGCCACAACCCTCATAAAGCTAAACAGGGCTCAGGAGTCCCTCGGATACTTTGACCGCATCCTTGAGATTGCTCCTGAAAATCTCGATGTCATGAATTATAAAGGAGTTGTCTTCTGCATGCTCGAGCAGTACAGGGAAGCTCTGCGTGCCTTTGACGGAGTGCTTGAAAAAGATCCTGATAACATAAAAGCAATCTATAACGTGGGGGTTGTCTGCTTCAAACAGAAACTCTATGAAACTGCATCCAGGGCCTTTAAAGAAGCACTTGCCATTAACCCCTGGCACGAGCAGTCCCTTAGATACCTCGGCATCTCTCTTGCAAAAATTGGAGAATATGAAGAATCCCTGAAAGCCTTCGAAAAACTGCTCAGAATAAACCCTCAGGATGTCCAGTCCATGAATTACAGAGGAGTCATCCTCGGAAAGCTGGAAAGATTCGGGGAAGCGATAAAGGCTTTTGACGAAATCCTGCACATTTACCCGGACATGACTGATGCGAAGGAGAAACTTGAGGTATTGAAATCACTTGAAAATGAAGAGCACTTTAGTTGA
- a CDS encoding PAS domain-containing protein has translation MLLFSLLFYSLLETLHSTGKLKIAAQIGFDLSFLKFFEFVDIEDAAVCGTAMKKMERLVVEDITRNPVFLGSDALNVLLNEGVRDVQSTPLISRSSQLIGIISTHFNRIHIPSEHELILIDILARQAADLIECKLAEEILSRKRGLLESVVRTTDFMLVFFDPQFNFVWVNPAYAEACKMKPEEMIGKNHFALYPHAENEAIFRSVRDTGEGVFYKDKPFVYPDQPERGVTYWDWSLMPVKDSGGNVTGLVLSIIHRHIPIASVFQVDIRSSLRFLEFL, from the coding sequence TTGCTGCTTTTTTCGCTACTTTTTTACAGTCTCCTTGAGACTCTCCATTCAACAGGAAAACTGAAAATTGCGGCACAAATAGGTTTTGATCTTTCTTTTTTAAAATTTTTTGAGTTTGTGGATATAGAGGATGCAGCAGTATGCGGAACTGCAATGAAAAAAATGGAACGTTTAGTTGTTGAGGATATCACTCGAAATCCTGTTTTTCTTGGGAGCGATGCTCTCAATGTGCTGTTGAATGAAGGAGTTAGAGACGTTCAATCCACACCTCTAATTAGTCGATCGAGTCAGCTTATAGGTATCATCTCTACTCACTTTAATCGGATCCACATACCATCTGAACATGAACTAATATTGATCGACATCTTAGCTCGACAAGCTGCGGATCTCATCGAATGCAAGCTAGCTGAAGAGATACTCAGCCGTAAGAGAGGCTTACTTGAAAGCGTCGTGAGAACTACTGATTTTATGCTGGTCTTTTTCGATCCTCAGTTCAACTTCGTGTGGGTCAATCCCGCCTATGCCGAAGCGTGCAAGATGAAGCCAGAGGAAATGATTGGCAAGAACCATTTCGCATTATATCCTCATGCAGAAAATGAGGCCATTTTCCGGAGTGTTCGGGACACTGGCGAAGGTGTATTCTACAAGGACAAGCCGTTTGTCTATCCCGACCAACCCGAACGTGGAGTCACCTATTGGGACTGGAGCTTAATGCCTGTAAAGGATTCAGGCGGAAATGTTACAGGTCTTGTTTTATCAATTATCCACCGTCACATCCCGATAGCATCGGTATTCCAGGTGGACATCCGCAGCTCACTTCGTTTCTTGGAGTTCCTCTAA
- a CDS encoding YdeI/OmpD-associated family protein, translated as MSKYEFDARIIKHEGLDAGYIEFPYVVEKEFGKKGQVKVKAFFDGLLYRGSLVKMGHDCHIIGLTKEICKKIGKNSGDIVHVIIEEDLEERTIEIPAELLERLSADGTAMELFEKLSYTHKKEYVQWIMSAKKEKTRIQQIEKAVEMIKNRRKEP; from the coding sequence ATGAGCAAGTATGAGTTTGATGCAAGGATAATAAAACACGAAGGATTGGATGCGGGATACATCGAATTTCCATATGTTGTCGAAAAAGAATTCGGGAAAAAGGGACAGGTAAAAGTTAAAGCCTTTTTTGACGGGTTACTTTACAGGGGTTCTCTTGTAAAAATGGGGCATGACTGCCATATTATCGGGCTGACTAAAGAAATCTGCAAGAAAATTGGCAAGAATTCAGGGGATATAGTTCATGTAATAATAGAAGAAGATCTGGAGGAAAGAACTATCGAAATCCCGGCGGAGCTTCTTGAACGATTATCAGCCGATGGCACAGCAATGGAATTATTTGAAAAGCTCTCCTACACTCACAAGAAAGAGTATGTACAGTGGATCATGTCGGCAAAAAAGGAAAAAACTAGGATACAGCAGATAGAGAAAGCTGTCGAAATGATAAAAAACAGGAGAAAGGAACCATGA